ACAGCGCGCACGGCGATCCCAGCCCGCCGGCGCCGATGATAAGCACTTTCGATTCGAGCAGTTTCTTCTGCCCTTTTCCGCCGACTTCCTTCAATATGATGTGGCGGCTATAGCGCTTGATCTGTTCGTCGGTTAGGTTCATCTTCCCCTCTACCGCCCTCCCGCAATGGCGGGAACTATCGAAAGCTCGTCCTCCTCATTCACCGGCGTATCAAGACTCTGTAGAAAGCGGATGTCCTCATCGTTTACATAAATATTGACGAACCGGCGAAGGCCCCCGTTCTCCAGCAGCCGGTGCTTCATCCCCGAATAGCTGCGGTCCAGGTCCTCGATAATCTCAGCCACCGTCGCGCCGGCGGCCGTCACTTCCTCCGCTCCGCCGCTGAACCTTCTCAAAGGTACTGGAATACGAACTACTGCCATAACCAACTCCTCCTACCCAAAATTCGAGAACACAATACTGATTTCACTCTG
The nucleotide sequence above comes from Candidatus Abyssobacteria bacterium SURF_5. Encoded proteins:
- a CDS encoding MoaD/ThiS family protein; its protein translation is MAVVRIPVPLRRFSGGAEEVTAAGATVAEIIEDLDRSYSGMKHRLLENGGLRRFVNIYVNDEDIRFLQSLDTPVNEEDELSIVPAIAGGR